From Niallia sp. Man26:
CTCAAAATAATTTATTAAAGGCAGAAAACGAACTATTAAAAAAGATTCGTTTGGCAGAAAGGAGGATGAAAAAGTAGTTCTCCCTCCTTTCCAAAAATATCGCCTCATACATTCGGTAATTGAAAAATACCAATTGAAGCATATGGTGAGTTATTTATGTGATATCTCAGGTGTATCAAGAAGTGGCTACTATAATTACTTTTCTCAAAAGTCACACGAACAAAGAAAGAGAAAAGATGAACAGGATGAAGAAGTGAAGGCAATCATCTTAAAAGCATTTCATTTCAAGAATCGTAAGAAAGGGGCACGCCAAATTAAAATGACTTTGGCGGGTCAATTTAAAGTTGTCTATAATTTAAAACGTATACGAAGAATTATGAAGAAATACAATATTATTTGTCCGATTAGAAAGGCAAATCCTTATAGACAAATGATGAAAGCTACAATGGAACACCGTGTTGTACCAAACCTTTTAAATAGACAATTTAAGCAAGGGATTCCAGGGAAAGTGCTTCTGACTGATATCACATACCTTTCCTTCGGCAAAGGGCTAAGAGCCTATTTATCAGCAGTTAAGGACAGTTCAACTGGTGAAATTCTAGCCTATCATGTATCGGATAGAATGACCTTGGAATTGGCAACAGTCACTCTCAAGAAGTTAAAGAAGAACAGAAACTTTACGTGTGCAAAAGATGCTTTCATTCATTCCGATCAAGGTGTTCATTATACAAGTCCTATCTTTCAAAAAGCAGTAAAAAAATTAGGGTTACGCC
This genomic window contains:
- a CDS encoding IS3 family transposase (programmed frameshift) → MSNRIFTEKEIKRLSANKYVKSVSAKGITYTEEFKHIFIAENEKGKLPRVIFEECGFDIDIIGMPRVSSSGKRWRANYRENGVSGLQDTRNENSGRPSERELSMEEKYARLEAQNNLLKAENELLKKIRFGRKEDEKVVLPPFQKYRLIHSVIEKYQLKHMVSYLCDISGVSRSGYYNYFSQKSHEQRKRKDEQDEEVKAIILKAFHFKNRKKGARQIKMTLAGQFKVVYNLKRIRRIMKKYNIICPIRKANPYRQMMKATMEHRVVPNLLNRQFKQGIPGKVLLTDITYLSFGKGLRAYLSAVKDSSTGEILAYHVSDRMTLELATVTLKKLKKNRNFTCAKDAFIHSDQGVHYTSPIFQKAVKKLGLRQSMSRRGNCWDNAPQESFFGHLKDEASIKTCTSLDEVKKEIKQYMIYYNYYRYQWNLKKMTPVQYRDHLLTAA